A stretch of DNA from Arachis hypogaea cultivar Tifrunner chromosome 19, arahy.Tifrunner.gnm2.J5K5, whole genome shotgun sequence:
GATTTTGTCAATATTGGACAGTATAGCTGGGGATCGGCATGCCTAGCACACCTTTACAGGGCCCTATGTAGGGCATCTCGCTATAACTGTAAGGAAATAGATGGACCACTAACACTTCTGCTCGGTTGGGCTTGGATCCGACTGCCGTATCTATCACCGCTTCCTAGAGAATCCCGCAGCTTTCCACTAGCAAATAGGTAATATTATGTTACAATGTACCCGTTTCTTGATATTTAAGATTCAGTTGAGCTAATTGAAAATATCATAttaggtggcgtaactgggagTGTGGTGACCGACGATATAGATATCTGAAGCTAGCTCACTTTAGGAAGGCCTTTGATGAACTTCAGGAAGGCCAGGTGCGTTTTGATTAAAGAAGTATTACTTTTGGGTTTAGGGTCTTCGACAAAACTATGatgcattgttattgttatttgaaTTGTGGGTTCTAATCATGAGTTTCCCTTATTTTTCCAGTTTGTCTGGGTTGCTTATGCTGTAGATCGTGTGGATCCGAACATAATTTATCCTGAAATCTACATGCAATCGGTTGTATGGAGCGCTACAGTTCCGTTGGTGTCCTTTGAATGTATCGAGTGGCATGCCACCGATAGGGTCAGGCGCCAGTTCGGTTTCGTTCAGGGAGTACCTACTCAGGAGCAGAACCTGGATAAGGCGCATGGGGAGGTACTGACTGGTCCGAAGAATCTTAACTGGGCCACAGCACCGAGTCATTCAATTTGGGTGATGCATTGGATAAACAGGTATCACTACGTTCTTTCTGAGCTTTCCATCCCTTCACAGCATCCATTGGATACTTACATGAACTGGTACCGAACAAAATTTGGGAACCGCTTAGCATTGTCAAATCTTGTGGGTGAAGAGGATGCGGGTAATGAGGATATGGATTAGGGTAATCAGGATACCGATGAGGGTAGTCAAGATATGGATGAGG
This window harbors:
- the LOC140182166 gene encoding serine/threonine-protein phosphatase 7 long form homolog; the protein is MVWFHRISNKKLRMLTCNHPVSPDRYNNRVEEHLRVTGFYHVSQIGIVQYVALILGLPTDGLPVTGMTMSSFEAMEAECLLQFGVAPRKEDCRSSCIKLTWLRNLKENLELTDEISIQRYVRCHIMLLIGTILFGDKSRAGVHWMFLPLLRDFVNIGQYSWGSACLAHLYRALCRASRYNCKEIDGPLTLLLGWAWIRLPYLSPLPRESRSFPLANRWRNWECGDRRYRYLKLAHFRKAFDELQEGQFVWVAYAVDRVDPNIIYPEIYMQSVVWSATVPLVSFECIEWHATDRVRRQFGFVQGVPTQEQNLDKAHGEVLTGPKNLNWATAPSHSIWVMHWINRYHYVLSELSIPSQHPLDTYMNWYRTKFGNRLALSNLVGEEDAGNEDMD